The following coding sequences are from one Roseburia hominis A2-183 window:
- the rnc gene encoding ribonuclease III, whose amino-acid sequence MSKLTELEQVIGYEFNEQRLLQQALTHSSFANEKHMKKLSDNERLEFLGDAVLEVVSSEFLYKEHTDLPEGDLTKLRASIVCEPTLALCTREIDLGKYLYLGKGENLTGGRGRKSILSDALEAVIGAIYLDGGFEPAKAFIHRFILTDIEHKKLFYDSKTILQEVVQGHYEEPLHYELIGEEGPDHDKRFLVEAVIGNTTIGEGSGHTKKAAEQEAAYQALLWMKERGLYVS is encoded by the coding sequence ATGTCAAAACTGACAGAACTGGAACAAGTGATTGGTTATGAGTTTAACGAGCAGAGACTGTTGCAGCAGGCGCTGACACACAGTTCCTTTGCGAATGAGAAGCACATGAAGAAGCTTTCGGATAATGAGAGGCTGGAGTTTTTGGGAGACGCGGTCTTAGAGGTCGTGTCGAGTGAGTTCCTCTACAAGGAGCATACAGATCTCCCGGAGGGCGATCTGACAAAGCTGCGCGCGAGCATCGTCTGTGAGCCGACGCTTGCGCTGTGCACCAGGGAGATTGACCTTGGAAAGTATCTGTATCTGGGCAAGGGGGAGAATCTGACCGGCGGAAGAGGACGCAAGTCGATTCTTTCGGATGCGCTGGAAGCCGTGATCGGTGCGATCTATCTGGACGGCGGTTTTGAGCCGGCAAAAGCTTTTATCCACCGCTTCATTCTGACGGATATTGAACACAAGAAGCTGTTCTATGACAGCAAGACAATTCTGCAGGAAGTGGTACAGGGGCATTACGAGGAACCGCTTCACTATGAACTCATCGGCGAGGAGGGACCGGATCACGACAAACGTTTCCTGGTGGAGGCGGTGATCGGGAATACGACAATCGGCGAGGGAAGCGGACATACCAAGAAGGCAGCGGAGCAGGAGGCGGCATATCAGGCATTGCTCTGGATGAAAGAGAGAGGTTTATATGTATCTTAA
- the acpP gene encoding acyl carrier protein produces MEFEKLKKIIAEVLNVDEEEITMETTFVDDLGADSLDIFQIIMGIEEEFDIEIANEDAEHIVTVSDAVEEIKNALNS; encoded by the coding sequence ATGGAATTTGAAAAGCTGAAAAAAATCATTGCAGAGGTTTTGAATGTGGATGAAGAGGAGATCACGATGGAGACCACATTCGTAGATGATCTCGGAGCAGATTCCCTCGATATTTTTCAGATCATTATGGGGATTGAAGAGGAATTTGACATTGAGATTGCAAATGAAGACGCAGAACATATTGTGACCGTATCAGATGCAGTAGAAGAGATCAAGAATGCTTTAAACTCATAA
- the plsX gene encoding phosphate acyltransferase PlsX, producing MQQSSGAVRTRIVLDAMGGDYAPAEPVKGAVDAVNARSDIQVLLVGQEDVVREELAKYTYPEDQIQVVHAEEVIETAEPPVNAIRRKKQSSIVIGMNMVKQKEADAFVSAGSSGAILVGGQVIVGRIKGIERPPLAPLIPTEKGVSLLIDCGANVDARASHLVQFAKMGSIYMENVLGVKKPRVAIVNIGAEEEKGNALVKETFPLLKACEDINFVGSIEAREIPKGEADVIVCEAFVGNVILKLYEGLSSTLIGAIKKGMMSTLKSKIGAALALPALKSTLKTFDATQYGGAPLLGLNGLVVKTHGSAKAKEITNSIFQCVTFKEEDINGKIRKNIVSSAEQEGM from the coding sequence ATGCAGCAGAGCAGCGGGGCTGTGAGGACAAGAATCGTATTGGATGCGATGGGCGGAGACTACGCACCGGCGGAGCCGGTCAAGGGCGCAGTGGATGCCGTGAACGCACGGTCGGATATTCAGGTGCTCCTGGTAGGACAGGAGGATGTCGTTCGGGAAGAACTGGCAAAGTATACGTACCCCGAAGATCAGATTCAGGTGGTACATGCAGAAGAGGTGATAGAGACTGCAGAGCCGCCGGTGAATGCAATCCGCAGGAAGAAGCAGTCATCCATTGTCATTGGAATGAATATGGTAAAGCAGAAGGAAGCAGACGCATTTGTGTCAGCGGGAAGTTCCGGTGCGATCTTAGTCGGCGGACAGGTGATTGTCGGCCGCATCAAAGGCATTGAGAGACCGCCGCTTGCACCTTTGATTCCGACGGAGAAGGGAGTCTCTCTTCTGATTGACTGTGGAGCGAATGTGGATGCGAGAGCTTCGCATCTGGTGCAGTTTGCGAAGATGGGTTCCATTTATATGGAGAATGTTCTCGGAGTGAAGAAGCCGAGAGTGGCGATTGTCAATATCGGCGCAGAGGAGGAGAAGGGCAATGCTCTTGTGAAGGAGACATTTCCTCTGCTGAAGGCGTGTGAAGACATCAATTTTGTGGGAAGCATTGAGGCGAGAGAGATTCCAAAGGGAGAGGCGGACGTGATTGTCTGCGAGGCTTTCGTTGGAAATGTCATCTTAAAGCTGTACGAAGGACTCAGCAGTACGTTAATCGGTGCCATCAAGAAAGGCATGATGAGCACGTTGAAGAGTAAAATTGGTGCAGCACTTGCATTGCCGGCATTAAAGTCTACGTTAAAGACTTTCGATGCAACACAGTACGGCGGTGCACCGCTTCTGGGACTGAATGGTCTTGTGGTCAAGACGCACGGAAGTGCAAAAGCAAAAGAGATTACGAATTCTATTTTTCAGTGTGTGACGTTCAAAGAAGAGGACATCAATGGAAAGATCAGGAAAAATATAGTAAGTTCTGCGGAACAGGAAGGAATGTAG
- a CDS encoding YesL family protein — MGDFFNLDNKFFQGLSKVVDCVILSVLWVFCCIPMATTFFLAWQSASVFGWILCWLTSFLAGPATTALYYAVNKVIRHGRSYLWKEYWHAFKSNFKQAALAALILTGVVLFLGLDCYIMYQFAAQGQKSGVLYVVFLVLIVLVVMLAVYLFAYMARFENSLGQSFKNAALIAVANLPWSLLLLVLLAASAFGLWMLPWLMILLPAVYILVANFILERIFRKYMSAEDLEAEQERNQEFFN; from the coding sequence ATGGGTGATTTTTTTAATTTGGATAATAAGTTTTTTCAGGGACTCAGTAAGGTGGTTGACTGTGTGATCCTAAGCGTGCTGTGGGTGTTCTGCTGCATCCCGATGGCAACGACATTTTTCCTGGCATGGCAGAGCGCATCAGTATTCGGATGGATTCTGTGCTGGCTGACATCGTTTCTGGCGGGACCGGCAACGACGGCGCTCTATTATGCGGTCAATAAGGTAATCCGGCACGGAAGAAGCTATCTGTGGAAGGAATACTGGCATGCGTTTAAGAGCAACTTTAAGCAGGCGGCGCTCGCAGCGCTGATTCTGACAGGAGTGGTTCTGTTTCTGGGACTGGACTGCTATATTATGTATCAGTTTGCTGCGCAGGGACAAAAGAGCGGCGTGCTGTATGTGGTTTTCCTGGTACTGATTGTGCTTGTCGTGATGCTGGCGGTATATCTGTTTGCCTACATGGCACGCTTTGAGAACAGTCTGGGGCAGTCGTTTAAGAACGCGGCGCTGATTGCGGTGGCGAATCTTCCGTGGTCGCTGCTTCTTCTGGTGCTTCTGGCAGCGAGCGCCTTTGGCTTGTGGATGCTTCCGTGGCTTATGATACTGCTTCCGGCAGTCTACATCCTGGTGGCGAATTTTATCCTGGAGCGCATTTTCCGCAAGTATATGTCGGCGGAAGATCTGGAGGCGGAGCAGGAACGAAATCAGGAATTTTTCAATTAG
- a CDS encoding S1 family peptidase, with the protein MNMVQEKNWWKRIEEEMRRVHRCRMKAVLTLWGIGLLLGLGGCAEQTQDAAGEESRTTEQIPQSTEQMPQDSGQTGAETEQMAPGSGQTGTGTEQAVQSSEGTGVETDGAEDTMEAVLEQALPSVVQIYHGTPEGGHTAGSGFIMEMTEDTVYLCTNRHVIAKYDDWDVYFYDGTCVTGSKAGTDDVYDVGVVAVDRTAIPKKVQEKLKTVAYDLASWEELGNAELPVGIVRIGQEGNVLHMLTGSLLRKETEFLWGRGEKETEVRMAITDGDSGSAVFDENGKLVSMIFGCSQDAGGERDWGVPLRAIVSCYEKITGET; encoded by the coding sequence ATGAATATGGTACAAGAGAAAAACTGGTGGAAACGGATTGAAGAAGAAATGCGTAGAGTGCATAGATGCAGGATGAAGGCAGTGCTGACGCTTTGGGGTATAGGGCTTTTACTGGGACTGGGAGGCTGTGCAGAACAGACACAGGATGCTGCCGGGGAAGAGAGCAGGACAACGGAGCAGATACCGCAGAGCACGGAACAGATGCCGCAAGACAGCGGACAGACTGGAGCGGAAACAGAACAAATGGCACCGGGCAGCGGGCAGACCGGGACGGGAACGGAACAAGCGGTACAGAGCAGTGAAGGAACCGGGGTGGAGACGGACGGTGCGGAAGACACTATGGAAGCGGTGTTGGAGCAGGCATTGCCGTCGGTGGTACAGATTTATCACGGGACGCCGGAGGGAGGACATACCGCGGGTTCCGGTTTTATTATGGAAATGACGGAAGATACGGTGTATCTGTGTACGAACCGCCATGTCATAGCAAAGTACGACGACTGGGATGTGTATTTTTATGATGGAACCTGCGTTACGGGAAGCAAAGCGGGTACCGACGATGTTTATGATGTGGGCGTCGTGGCGGTTGACCGGACGGCGATTCCAAAGAAAGTGCAGGAAAAGCTAAAGACGGTGGCGTATGATCTTGCGAGTTGGGAAGAACTTGGCAATGCAGAGTTGCCGGTCGGAATCGTGCGCATCGGACAGGAAGGCAATGTGCTCCACATGCTGACGGGAAGTCTTCTTCGGAAAGAGACGGAATTCCTGTGGGGACGGGGAGAGAAGGAGACGGAAGTGCGCATGGCGATTACCGACGGGGATTCCGGATCGGCGGTTTTTGATGAAAACGGAAAGCTGGTCAGCATGATATTCGGATGTTCACAGGACGCCGGAGGCGAGCGTGACTGGGGCGTCCCGCTTCGGGCGATCGTGTCATGTTATGAGAAAATAACAGGAGAAACATAG
- a CDS encoding carboxypeptidase regulatory-like domain-containing protein: protein MKKELNETETKRSAKRSGMARRITALVLAGVLTFGGTATVSAATLRDVFDAQYYSETYSDLKDAFGTNQTALYKHYKTFGKSEGRTSTALIDVQKYRAAYPDLDAAFGDNWDAYVNHYIKYGFNEGRNSFGTFDARAYADRYPDLKAAFGYDVLALYKHYLKFGRAEGRDASAAVVATSSYTESSYSGSSNTGSADNGNNTSTNTAPIRTNGRLTNPETGAPVAGATVTFRLTSFNATAEEAEAATESVETTAETTESTETTETTESTEATETTESTEATETTESTEATETTESTEATESTEETEEPENGLVVGDGYYEITTDANGYYEIPEFVPGVYSVQAAAVGYLTLTVNSISINADNGSFTLPTFQLLSSDMSGVNTVAGVAKNATTGLGIEGVTVNVRANWNNQSGDVIATTTTDADGNYSFSLERGYYTLEFARDGFVSTFVNVASSNAIGACEGVLSPTSTSEVTSTEFRIVLTWGETPRDLDSHLVGLDDANSVFHIAYYNKVERDTDGNVIASLDVDDVSSYGPETVTIVNARTDATYYYSVKDFTDRYDATSTKMSESGANVKVYQGSVLVKEYNVPLNQAGTIWNVFKIENGSVVDINNYNADETTMYGEYASEYNY, encoded by the coding sequence GTGAAGAAGGAATTGAACGAGACAGAAACGAAGCGCTCCGCAAAGAGAAGCGGAATGGCTCGCAGAATTACAGCACTTGTTCTTGCAGGTGTGTTGACATTCGGAGGTACGGCAACCGTATCTGCAGCAACATTGAGAGATGTATTTGATGCACAGTATTATTCTGAGACCTACAGCGATCTCAAGGATGCATTCGGTACGAATCAGACAGCATTGTACAAGCATTATAAGACATTTGGTAAGAGCGAGGGCAGAACAAGCACAGCACTTATCGACGTACAGAAATACAGAGCAGCATACCCGGATCTGGATGCGGCATTCGGCGATAACTGGGATGCATATGTGAATCACTACATCAAATACGGCTTTAATGAGGGAAGAAATTCTTTCGGCACCTTTGATGCAAGAGCATACGCAGACAGATATCCGGACTTAAAGGCAGCATTCGGTTACGATGTGCTTGCGCTTTACAAGCATTACTTAAAGTTCGGTAGAGCAGAGGGAAGAGATGCGAGCGCAGCTGTAGTAGCAACATCCAGCTACACAGAGTCTTCTTACAGCGGATCTTCTAATACAGGAAGCGCTGACAACGGCAACAATACTTCTACCAACACAGCACCGATCAGAACAAACGGTCGTCTGACAAACCCGGAGACAGGTGCACCGGTTGCAGGCGCAACAGTTACATTCAGACTGACAAGCTTCAATGCAACAGCAGAGGAAGCAGAAGCAGCTACAGAGTCTGTTGAGACAACGGCTGAGACGACAGAGTCCACAGAAACTACAGAGACAACAGAGTCTACAGAAGCTACAGAGACAACAGAGTCTACAGAAGCCACAGAGACAACAGAGTCTACAGAAGCTACAGAGACAACAGAGTCTACGGAGGCAACAGAGTCTACAGAGGAGACAGAGGAGCCGGAGAATGGTCTGGTTGTAGGCGATGGTTACTATGAGATTACCACAGACGCAAACGGTTACTATGAGATTCCGGAATTCGTACCGGGTGTATACTCCGTTCAGGCAGCAGCTGTTGGTTACTTAACCTTGACAGTGAACTCCATCAGCATCAACGCTGACAATGGAAGCTTCACATTGCCAACATTCCAGCTGTTGAGCTCTGATATGAGCGGTGTGAATACCGTTGCAGGCGTTGCAAAGAATGCAACCACAGGTCTTGGTATTGAAGGTGTAACCGTAAATGTACGTGCGAACTGGAACAATCAGTCCGGTGATGTGATCGCTACGACCACCACAGATGCAGACGGCAATTACAGCTTCTCTCTTGAGAGAGGTTACTACACCCTTGAGTTCGCAAGAGACGGATTCGTATCCACTTTTGTAAACGTAGCAAGCTCCAATGCAATTGGTGCATGCGAAGGCGTATTAAGCCCGACCAGCACAAGCGAGGTTACCAGCACAGAATTCAGAATCGTTCTTACCTGGGGTGAGACACCGAGAGATCTCGATTCCCACCTGGTTGGATTAGATGATGCCAACTCTGTATTCCACATCGCTTACTACAATAAGGTAGAGAGAGATACGGACGGTAACGTGATCGCATCCCTGGATGTGGATGATGTAAGCTCCTACGGACCGGAGACGGTAACCATCGTAAATGCACGTACAGATGCTACTTACTATTACTCTGTAAAAGACTTTACAGATCGTTATGACGCTACATCCACAAAGATGTCTGAGTCTGGCGCAAACGTAAAGGTATACCAGGGATCTGTTCTTGTGAAAGAGTACAATGTACCTCTGAATCAGGCAGGTACCATCTGGAATGTATTTAAGATTGAGAACGGAAGCGTTGTTGACATCAACAACTACAATGCAGACGAGACCACAATGTATGGTGAGTATGCATCCGAGTACAATTACTAA
- the rpmF gene encoding 50S ribosomal protein L32, with protein MSICPKNKSSKGRRDKRRANWKMTAPALVKCSKCGELMMPHRVCKNCGSYNKKEIIPQD; from the coding sequence ATGTCTATTTGTCCGAAGAATAAATCTTCCAAAGGAAGAAGAGATAAAAGAAGAGCAAACTGGAAAATGACTGCTCCTGCATTAGTAAAATGCAGCAAGTGTGGAGAGCTGATGATGCCTCACAGAGTATGCAAGAACTGTGGCTCTTACAACAAAAAAGAAATCATTCCGCAGGACTAA
- a CDS encoding YceD family protein, giving the protein MQIDISEIVSCENREVTEKVHIEQDTFVSRLGEFPITKSAPFDLRIANREGSELLLSGETDLTVSIPCSRCLTEVPTDIHIVIDKKLRMDGTEVVDDEMEETDYLIGLNLDIDKLIYGEILVNWPMKVLCREDCKGICKVCGMNLNKGNCDCQRTELDPRMAAIQDVFNKFKEV; this is encoded by the coding sequence ATGCAGATTGATATTTCAGAGATTGTATCTTGTGAGAACAGAGAAGTTACCGAGAAGGTTCATATCGAGCAGGATACGTTTGTATCGAGGCTTGGTGAGTTCCCGATCACGAAGAGCGCGCCGTTTGATCTCAGGATTGCGAACCGCGAGGGCAGTGAGCTGCTTTTGAGCGGGGAGACGGATCTTACAGTATCAATCCCGTGCAGCAGATGTCTTACGGAAGTTCCGACGGACATCCACATTGTCATCGACAAGAAGCTCCGCATGGACGGAACGGAAGTTGTGGATGATGAAATGGAAGAAACAGACTACCTGATTGGATTAAATCTGGATATAGATAAGCTTATCTATGGAGAGATTTTGGTGAACTGGCCGATGAAAGTTCTGTGCAGAGAAGATTGCAAAGGAATTTGCAAGGTGTGCGGAATGAACCTGAATAAGGGGAACTGCGATTGCCAGAGAACAGAACTGGATCCAAGAATGGCAGCAATCCAAGATGTCTTTAACAAATTTAAGGAGGTGTAA
- a CDS encoding acetate kinase — MNVLVINCGSSSLKYQLIDSESEAVLAKGLCERIGIDGRLVYQKTGLDKEITEAAMPTHKQAIQMVLDALVNPKTGAIASLSEIDAVGHRVVHGGEKFAASTLLTPEVLKTIEECNDLAPLHNPANLIGIDACKELMPNVPMVGVFDTAFHQTMPKKAYLYGLPHEYYEKYKVRRYGFHGTSHSFVSKRTAEFLGMDLKNSKIIVAHLGNGASISAVLNGECVDTSMGLTPLEGLVMGTRSGDIDPAIMEFIAKKENLDIEGIMNVLNKKSGVQGMSGLSSDFRDLQAGHEAGNELATNAIEVFSYRVAKYIGSYVAAMNGVDAIAFTAGIGENVNLVREKVMSYLGYLGVTVNQAVNDATHGDEAIISTADSKVKVCVIPTNEELAIARETVALVK; from the coding sequence ATGAACGTATTAGTTATCAACTGTGGAAGCTCTTCATTAAAATATCAGCTCATCGATTCTGAGAGCGAAGCGGTACTGGCAAAAGGTCTCTGTGAGAGAATCGGAATCGACGGAAGACTGGTATACCAGAAGACCGGACTGGACAAAGAGATTACAGAAGCTGCAATGCCGACACACAAGCAGGCAATCCAGATGGTTTTAGATGCACTGGTGAATCCGAAGACCGGCGCAATCGCAAGTCTCTCCGAGATTGATGCTGTCGGACATCGTGTCGTACACGGTGGAGAGAAGTTCGCAGCATCTACACTTCTGACACCGGAAGTATTAAAGACAATCGAGGAGTGCAACGATCTTGCACCGCTTCACAACCCGGCAAACCTGATCGGTATCGATGCCTGCAAGGAGCTGATGCCGAACGTACCGATGGTTGGCGTATTCGATACCGCTTTCCATCAGACAATGCCGAAGAAAGCATATCTCTATGGTCTGCCTCATGAGTATTATGAGAAATACAAGGTCAGAAGATACGGTTTCCACGGAACAAGCCACAGCTTTGTATCTAAGCGTACCGCAGAGTTCCTTGGTATGGATCTTAAAAATTCCAAGATCATCGTGGCACATCTCGGCAACGGCGCATCCATCAGTGCCGTATTAAACGGCGAGTGCGTAGATACCTCCATGGGTCTGACACCGCTTGAGGGACTTGTCATGGGAACACGTTCCGGTGATATTGATCCGGCGATCATGGAATTCATCGCAAAGAAAGAGAATCTTGATATCGAAGGTATCATGAATGTATTAAATAAGAAGTCCGGCGTACAGGGAATGTCCGGTCTCTCCTCTGACTTCCGTGACCTGCAGGCAGGACACGAGGCAGGCAACGAGCTTGCAACCAATGCGATCGAGGTATTCAGCTATCGTGTGGCAAAATACATCGGCTCCTATGTCGCAGCAATGAACGGCGTAGATGCCATCGCATTTACCGCGGGTATCGGTGAGAACGTGAACCTGGTTCGTGAGAAGGTAATGTCTTATCTCGGTTATCTCGGCGTGACGGTAAATCAGGCAGTGAACGATGCAACCCACGGCGACGAGGCGATCATCTCTACCGCGGATTCCAAGGTAAAGGTATGCGTGATCCCGACCAACGAGGAGCTTGCGATTGCAAGAGAGACTGTAGCGCTTGTAAAATAG
- the srtB gene encoding class B sortase: MKRNRNIGAILLIAAGLLLIAAALYELIPALLAYKRADDTYEALREAYVTGQPGTSSDDPAEEGEELPAWYEALQVDFETLKEANPDVTGWIYFDNIEQINYPTLYSGDDETYLHTDLYGNASKSGCIFMEGNNVPDFNDCHTILYGHNMKNGSMFGSLKQYKNDGFYEKNAYFTVFTEDAAYRYQIFAYSDVPEDSDVYTTGYLPDETFDGFLTELLKSSYKDTGVAVGKDDKVLTLSTCSGDGLRFVVHAVRVDEHESGV, translated from the coding sequence GTGAAGAGAAACAGAAACATTGGAGCGATTCTTCTGATTGCGGCAGGACTTTTGCTGATTGCGGCAGCCCTTTATGAACTGATCCCGGCGCTGCTCGCGTACAAGCGGGCGGACGATACCTACGAGGCGCTGCGCGAGGCTTATGTGACCGGACAGCCGGGGACATCTTCGGATGATCCGGCGGAGGAGGGAGAGGAGCTGCCGGCATGGTATGAGGCATTGCAGGTGGATTTTGAGACGCTAAAGGAAGCAAATCCGGATGTGACCGGCTGGATTTATTTTGACAATATAGAGCAGATCAATTATCCCACTCTGTATTCCGGGGATGACGAGACCTACCTGCATACCGATCTCTATGGAAATGCGTCGAAATCCGGCTGCATTTTTATGGAGGGGAACAATGTCCCCGATTTTAACGACTGCCACACGATTCTGTACGGGCACAACATGAAAAACGGAAGCATGTTCGGTTCGCTGAAACAATATAAAAACGACGGCTTTTATGAAAAAAATGCGTATTTTACCGTGTTTACGGAGGATGCAGCCTACCGCTACCAGATTTTTGCGTACAGTGATGTCCCGGAAGATTCGGACGTCTATACGACCGGGTATCTGCCGGATGAGACTTTTGACGGGTTCCTCACAGAGCTGCTTAAGTCTTCCTACAAGGATACGGGCGTTGCGGTGGGAAAGGATGACAAGGTTCTGACACTGTCCACCTGCTCGGGTGACGGGCTGCGGTTTGTGGTGCACGCGGTGCGGGTTGACGAACACGAAAGCGGGGTGTGA
- a CDS encoding tRNA(Met) cytidine acetate ligase, producing the protein MNVIGIIAEYNPFHNGHAYQIAHVRKNLHADYIVVATSGDYVQRGEPALLDKYTRARMALSSGADVVLELPVLWSTASAELFADAGISLFEKTGCVNGICFGAESGDLALLRRIADVLADEPADLKASLKHNLKSGSTFPKAREAALLSYFSGSAGQDGALPVSAEALSSLLASPNNILALEYLKALRRRASSITPYLLKREGAAYHETSIRSGASEVPASASAIRHTLFAGGAGASEDSADGILHHAMPQEALSILQDYRADFPLLCADDFSSILGYLLLSSSASQLARTADSSPEFANRMRNQLPYYTSFSSFASRLKSKEMTLTRINRILLHSILGITSSDYACGNALDKIPYLRILGFRKSAAPLLAALKASAAVPLITRPSQAPKLLSPDAMQVFEHDVFAGNLYLQMRNQKGGTPLRAARMQEHDVPPASEYQRQIVILP; encoded by the coding sequence ATGAACGTCATTGGCATTATCGCAGAATACAACCCATTCCACAACGGGCACGCCTATCAGATCGCGCATGTCAGAAAAAATCTTCACGCCGACTATATCGTTGTCGCCACAAGCGGCGACTATGTACAGCGCGGAGAGCCCGCCCTTCTGGACAAATACACCCGTGCCCGCATGGCGCTCTCCTCGGGTGCAGATGTCGTGCTCGAGCTTCCCGTACTCTGGTCCACCGCTTCCGCAGAGCTTTTCGCGGACGCCGGAATCTCCCTCTTTGAGAAAACGGGCTGCGTAAACGGCATCTGTTTTGGCGCTGAGAGCGGCGACCTTGCCCTCCTTCGCCGCATTGCGGACGTTCTCGCGGATGAACCGGCGGATTTAAAGGCTTCCCTGAAGCACAACCTAAAATCCGGCAGTACATTCCCAAAGGCAAGGGAAGCTGCCCTGCTCTCGTATTTTTCCGGCTCCGCCGGTCAGGATGGCGCCCTGCCCGTATCCGCAGAGGCGCTCTCCTCCCTGCTCGCCTCCCCGAACAACATACTGGCTCTGGAATACTTAAAAGCGCTGCGCCGCCGCGCGTCTTCGATCACGCCCTATCTGCTAAAGCGGGAAGGCGCCGCGTACCACGAAACATCCATCCGCTCCGGCGCCTCCGAAGTCCCGGCCTCCGCATCCGCGATCCGGCATACACTCTTCGCCGGTGGCGCCGGAGCATCCGAAGATTCTGCCGACGGGATTCTGCATCATGCCATGCCGCAGGAGGCACTGTCCATCCTGCAGGACTACCGGGCAGATTTTCCGCTGCTGTGCGCCGATGACTTTTCCAGCATTCTGGGTTATCTGCTGTTAAGCAGTTCTGCCTCACAACTCGCCCGGACCGCCGATTCCTCCCCGGAATTTGCCAACCGCATGCGAAACCAGCTTCCTTATTATACCTCTTTTTCCTCCTTCGCGTCACGGTTAAAAAGCAAAGAAATGACTCTCACGCGCATTAACCGCATTTTGCTGCACTCCATCCTTGGCATTACTTCTTCCGATTACGCATGCGGCAATGCCCTGGATAAAATTCCCTATCTACGCATTCTCGGCTTTCGGAAAAGCGCCGCTCCCCTGCTTGCCGCACTAAAAGCCTCTGCTGCAGTTCCGCTTATCACACGGCCGTCGCAGGCGCCAAAGCTTTTGTCCCCGGATGCCATGCAGGTGTTTGAGCACGATGTATTTGCCGGGAATCTCTATCTGCAGATGCGCAATCAAAAAGGCGGCACGCCTCTGCGCGCCGCCCGCATGCAGGAGCATGACGTTCCCCCCGCCTCCGAATATCAGCGGCAGATCGTCATCCTGCCATAG